From Candidatus Cybelea sp.:
CGATCATCACGATGCCCCGCTCGTCGCAAAGGGCGCGCAACGCTTGCAGGTAGCCGCGCGGGGGAACGACGACGCCGCCGCGTCCTTGAATCGGCTCGATGATGACCGCCGCGAGATCGTCTCGCTGTGAGAAGGCGCGCCGTGCAGCGTCGATGGCCGCCTGCGCGCTCGTCGCGCTCTCCGAAGGGTAGCTCAGGAGCAGAGGTGCGGCACCCAGCGCGCCGGCGAAGGGCCGGCGAAACCGCTCGATTCCTCCGACGGAAAGCGCGCCGAACGAAAGCCCGTGGTAGGCTCCGTGGTATGCGGCGAAGCGGCTCTTTCCGGTGTAGAGCATCGCGCTCTTGAGTCCGGCTTCGACCGCCTCCGAGCCGGTCGTCGCCAGAAAAACGGTCTCGAGGCCGCTCGGAAGAATTCGTGCCAGGCGCTCGAAGAGCTGCACGCGGATCTGCGATGGATGCACGTCGCCCATGCCGTGCACAAGCCGTCGCGCTTGCTGCGAAACCGCGTCGGCGACACGTGGATTACAGTGCCCGGCATTGGCGACGCCGAAGGCCGCCGTCGCGTCGAGGTAACGGTTGCCGTCGACGTCGGTAACGGTCGCGCCGTCGGCCGACTCCCAGAAGACGGGAAAATCGTTGGAAAGAAACGTTACGTTGCGCGATTCGTGCGCGCGTAAACGCGTCGCCAGTTCCGCGGTGTGCGGTCCTGGAATTTCGGTGACGAGATTTTCGAGCGCCTCGCTCACGTTTCGTCGACGATCCAGCGAACGAACTCGGCAATTCGCGGGCGGCCGCCGTGCGGATTCGCCAAGCGGGGCGCCTGCAGCGAACCAAACGGCGCGACCCGCGCCGCACCGCTTGCGGCGGCAAGATCGCGTGCCGGGGCGCCGCCCGGTGCTACCGCGAGCGACTCGAGGCTGATCCGATGCAGCCGCAGATATTCAAGCGCATCCGCCGGCGCGTCTACGGAGCGTACGTTGATCGCTCGCGGCGCAAGGAGCGGAGCTTCTTCCAAGGGTGCATCGAGGAGCACCAGCGAGGATGCAGCGGCATCGACGACATCGCGATCGACGACCGCGGTTCGAAAGGCGGCCAGATCGCGCGCCATGGCGCGTCTCGCCGCGCCTTCGGTCCGCGGCAGGGCCGGAAAGCGCACTTCAACCGTTTCGATCGCGCGCCGCAGGAGGGTGCAAAACGCTTGCGGAGAGACGTGGCCGCCGCGCTCGACGAAGAGCAGGTGAAGCGAAAGGCAGCCTTCGCCGTCATAGAGGAGCATGTCACGCGCCGCGTCCCGTGCCAGCGCTGCGGCCTCGCTTTCGCTTTGCAGTGCCGGCGCAGCGAGGTATCCGGCGCTGGATTTTGCCGGATACGCGATGTAACGCGTGGGAACGCGCAGCGTGCTCGCGATGGCGTTTAGCGTCGCATCGGCCCCGAAGGCGACGACGCAGTCGTACTCTGCGAGGTCTACGCGGTCGCGTTCGCCTCGCCAAGGCCGGGCGACGGCAGCCGGACCAAACTCCGGCGACGCCTCGGCGAGCGTCGCAAAAAAGGCGGCGACGAGGTGATCCGCGCGGTCTTTCACCAGCACGTCGCACTTCGCGCAAAGCGCGAAGATCGCGGGGAGGATCGCGACGCCGATCGTCGTGCGGCTAGAAACGACGCAGACGCGCCCGATCCCGAGTGCTTTCGCGAACAGCCCGGGTTCGCACTCGATAAAGGTGTCGAGGGCGTCGAGCGAGCCCAGTTCGGCAGCGATAACGCGGCGCAGCCCGTCCGCGGTTATCGAACGAAACAGGCGGTCGAACGCGTAATCGACGACCGGCAGAGAGTATTCCATGCGCTCGCTTACCGCCGCGCGAGCGCGTTGCCGCGCCGCGAGCGCCGGATTCCTCCAGGCGCTCGCGGCCGCGTCGATCGCGTGGACGATGGATCGCACGGGCAGGCTCTTAACCATCATTTCATCTCTTCAGGGGTCTTGCGGGCGTCTCCCCGAGGTTCCGGCAGATGGTACGGCAAAGGGGCGAACACGAATGCGAACTGCCTGGTTTTCGCGTCTCTTCTTTGCAGCAGTCGCGGTTGTCGCCCTGGGCGGCGTGCTGAGCGGGACGGGCTGCACCAAATGGGGTCAACCCGGCCCGATTACGCCGACGCTCGAGCCGATCTCGACGCTCTACGTCGACGCCGGCAGCGGGAGCGATACGAGCGGCAACGGGAGTCAAAGCAAACCCTACCGGACGCTGACCAAGGCCGTCGACGTGATCGCGACGTCGAAGAATCTGTCCGCGAACGGCGTCACGATCAACCTCACCCGCGGCGATTACGACGCGGCCATCGGCGAGAAATTTCCCATCGTGGTCCCCACCAATGTAACCTTGTCGGGTCCAAATTTTACCGGCGATCCGCGCAGCGGCGCCTTCGTGAATGGAATCGGACAGGACGCACTGTACGAGAAGCTTTTGCACGCGCCTTCGGGCAGCGCGTACGCCACGATGGATATCGTACCGGGCGTGACCGTTACGATCAGAAACCTCTACGTCGGCGCGGCGCGGGTAAAAATCCCCGGATCGGCAGCGTACGTATCGGTGGACGATTTCGGGGCGGTCAGCGGTTCGGATGCCGGGTTCGGCGCCGGAGTCGTGTCGTCGCTGCCCAACATCGGCGGCGTTCTGACCATCGGCGGGTCGCTCGATTGCAGTTCGTGTCAAATCCGCGGCAATCTCTTCGCCATCGGTGCGCTCTCCGTTCCCGGCTCCTCGTCGGGCTCGGGCTCGGGTTCCGGTTCCGGTTCGGGCTGCAGTGGGAGCGGTAGTGGCAGCGGCAGCGGTAGTGGTAGTGGTAGCGGCAACTGTCCGGGTGTAGCAACGATCACCCTTACGCACGCGGACGTCGACGCCTCGCTTTCTGCGCGCGTTACCGACATCGCCACCGACGGCAGCGCCAACATCACCGCATCGAATCAGTCGTTCGTGCGGGCGGCGTACGCATTCCAAGACTCCCTCAAACCAATCGCCGCCGTCGCGCCGGGCGCGGTCGACTTCGGCGGCGGGGCGGGTAAATCGCCGGGCGGCAACGTCTTTATTGGGGCGCATGTCACCGAGATCGACATCAGCCGCCGGTCGGAGACGATTTACGCGCTCGACGATGTCTGGAATCCCAATCAGCAGCGGGCAAACCGTAATAGTCAGTACAGCCGCAGGATCGTTTTTCACGCCGGAGCGAGTGGAAAGAATGTGACGATCGTTAAAAGCGCCGCCGGGTCGACGGTAACGGTTGGGCCGGCCGTCGCGCCGACGCCGAGTACCTCGCCCAGCCCGACCCCCACGTAGAGATCGACCCAGACTCTAGGGATACGCGTTCACCGATGACCGACATGCTCGCCAAGATCTTTGCGGCTAAAGCTGCGTCGCTCGAGCAGGAGCGAGCCCGCGAACCGTACGAGGCGGTGCGCGCGAAGGCGCTCGAACGGACGCCGCAGCGGCGCGGATTCCTACAGGCACTGCAACGCGCGGACGGCGATGCAATCATTGCCGAGATCAAGCGCGCTTCACCCTCCGCCGGGCTCATCGCGCGCAGCTTCGATCCGGTCGCGATCGCGCGCGGCTACGACGAGGCGGGCTGCGATGCGATCAGCGTCCTGACGGAGCGCGATCACTTTTTGGGCGATCTCGCCTATCTCGAGTTGGTCCGAGCGGTTACGAGCCGGCCGCTGCTGCGCAAGGATTTTATGTGGACGCGCTATCAGATCGCGCAGTC
This genomic window contains:
- a CDS encoding DUF1565 domain-containing protein — protein: MRTAWFSRLFFAAVAVVALGGVLSGTGCTKWGQPGPITPTLEPISTLYVDAGSGSDTSGNGSQSKPYRTLTKAVDVIATSKNLSANGVTINLTRGDYDAAIGEKFPIVVPTNVTLSGPNFTGDPRSGAFVNGIGQDALYEKLLHAPSGSAYATMDIVPGVTVTIRNLYVGAARVKIPGSAAYVSVDDFGAVSGSDAGFGAGVVSSLPNIGGVLTIGGSLDCSSCQIRGNLFAIGALSVPGSSSGSGSGSGSGSGCSGSGSGSGSGSGSGSGNCPGVATITLTHADVDASLSARVTDIATDGSANITASNQSFVRAAYAFQDSLKPIAAVAPGAVDFGGGAGKSPGGNVFIGAHVTEIDISRRSETIYALDDVWNPNQQRANRNSQYSRRIVFHAGASGKNVTIVKSAAGSTVTVGPAVAPTPSTSPSPTPT
- a CDS encoding aspartate aminotransferase family protein — encoded protein: MSEALENLVTEIPGPHTAELATRLRAHESRNVTFLSNDFPVFWESADGATVTDVDGNRYLDATAAFGVANAGHCNPRVADAVSQQARRLVHGMGDVHPSQIRVQLFERLARILPSGLETVFLATTGSEAVEAGLKSAMLYTGKSRFAAYHGAYHGLSFGALSVGGIERFRRPFAGALGAAPLLLSYPSESATSAQAAIDAARRAFSQRDDLAAVIIEPIQGRGGVVVPPRGYLQALRALCDERGIVMIVDEIFTGFGRTGDWFAVERENVVPDILCIGKAMGSGLPISAAAGRAKIMSAWPESSGEALHTSTYLGNPLACAAAIATIDELERQDLPARARRAGRALWPRLQGLRAHPSVVDVRGTGLLYGIAFRNGAQATAVVKAALRRGLILLQSGRCGDVITISPPLVIAQRQLERVLEILELAILETEGSTA
- a CDS encoding acyl-CoA reductase; the protein is MMVKSLPVRSIVHAIDAAASAWRNPALAARQRARAAVSERMEYSLPVVDYAFDRLFRSITADGLRRVIAAELGSLDALDTFIECEPGLFAKALGIGRVCVVSSRTTIGVAILPAIFALCAKCDVLVKDRADHLVAAFFATLAEASPEFGPAAVARPWRGERDRVDLAEYDCVVAFGADATLNAIASTLRVPTRYIAYPAKSSAGYLAAPALQSESEAAALARDAARDMLLYDGEGCLSLHLLFVERGGHVSPQAFCTLLRRAIETVEVRFPALPRTEGAARRAMARDLAAFRTAVVDRDVVDAAASSLVLLDAPLEEAPLLAPRAINVRSVDAPADALEYLRLHRISLESLAVAPGGAPARDLAAASGAARVAPFGSLQAPRLANPHGGRPRIAEFVRWIVDET